A single Saccharolobus shibatae B12 DNA region contains:
- the cdvB1/B2 gene encoding cell division protein CdvB1/B2, which produces MASSKVEDFVKNWGGKQEPSIGERIKNAFKPQQPLRYRLVMANYRLRTMVSRLDVYISRLQERDRTLFEKVVESQMSKDTARAAMYANEIAEIRKISRQLITTQIALEQVQLRLETITELGDVFNSLIPVLGVIKELRNAMKGVMPEISLELAELEEGLQEVVIEAGDFTGAPANYGASSPEARKILEEASVVAEQRMKEKFPELPSFVTSTQKVSNQEQK; this is translated from the coding sequence TAAGCAAGAACCAAGTATTGGTGAAAGAATAAAGAATGCGTTCAAACCACAGCAACCATTAAGGTATAGATTAGTAATGGCAAACTACAGACTAAGGACAATGGTAAGTCGTCTTGACGTTTACATTTCAAGATTACAAGAGAGAGATAGGACTCTATTCGAAAAGGTCGTAGAATCACAGATGTCAAAGGATACTGCAAGAGCAGCTATGTATGCTAATGAAATAGCTGAGATTAGGAAGATCTCCAGGCAGTTGATTACGACACAGATTGCCCTAGAGCAAGTGCAACTCAGGCTAGAGACTATAACTGAGCTAGGAGACGTGTTTAACAGTCTAATACCAGTACTTGGTGTTATAAAAGAACTAAGAAATGCGATGAAAGGAGTTATGCCAGAGATAAGTTTGGAGCTAGCAGAATTAGAGGAGGGATTACAAGAGGTAGTAATAGAAGCAGGAGACTTTACTGGCGCACCAGCCAACTATGGTGCTTCAAGCCCAGAGGCAAGGAAGATATTGGAAGAAGCTTCTGTTGTTGCTGAGCAGAGAATGAAGGAGAAGTTCCCAGAATTGCCAAGCTTCGTTACCTCTACTCAGAAAGTATCTAATCAAGAGCAGAAATAA